ATTCTTGTCCCCCACAACTCCCTCAATGAAAATTCCAAGAATGTCGTTCGACTTGATGATTCGGATATCGCGTGGAAACGGCAGATTCTCCTAAGATTTAGGATCATCCGCCCGAGCAGTAGATAGTGTCGCAAGCAACAGACTAAGTAATAGAAAATAGGTTTTCACTGCCTGCTTCTTTCTGAAGTACTTATTGTCAGCTCCCAATCGAAGTGAGAATAGTTACATCTCTTTCCAAAAATAAATTGGAATGGCTTTTCGATTCGGAACAATCTTTTTTTGACTTATCGTCGCAATTGCAAATCAGAACAAATCAACATCTCGCCTCTTTGTCCAGTAGCGCATACTTTCCTGGGAAATAATGTCTAGGACATAGCGCTCCGAAACAGCATCCAGCGATCCTTCAGTAGGAAGTCTCGCCATTATCCTATCTCGCAATTCCTTAGGAACGTTGCTCGGCAAATTCAAATTCCCATAGCTATCGAGAATAGCTCCCTCATGGATCTCCACGTAGCGAATAGGATTCCGAGCAAATAGCCGGAAGCCATGATCGTGAAGCGCAGCGGGCGTCAGATTGAGTTCCTCAATGAAACCCCGGCGATAAGTCAACCACTGACAGCGACTGATTCGGAAATGATCCATGTTTTCGGGTGACATTGCATCTTCGACCAGCCGACTATCCGTATCGAATATCTTCCAATCATCGAAAGTTACTGCCAACGGAAAGAGCACACTGCTTCGGGGCGGATTACCGACTATCACAGGTTTGTTTCGAGGATTGTTGAAAACCACAGGTAAGTTTTCGGAGTCTCTCGGCAATTTCAAACCAATAGAAAACGCCTGAGCCTCAGGCGCCGAGCATTGAATCTCGATGAATTCCGCTCGTAAAGGATCGCCGTTATCGCGCAGCCATTTGGCGTATTCCAAGCGCGGCACATCCTCTTCCGGATGAGAAATAATTTCCTTCAAGAATGTTTTTCGATGAGCCAAGGCGAGCTTTCAGTTTAAATACCAGCGTAAAGTTCCGAAGCAGCGGATCTCATTCCATTTAACTTCCATTACCTTCCATCGGTCAAGTTTTATCCGTCTGGCACGGGAGATTCATTTCTCTGATTTACGCAGAAAATTTAATTTTCCGAAAATTGACTTGAACAAAACGAAAATTTGCTTTAATATTATTCAACATGAGTTTCGAAAAACAAAACACGCTAGCGGATCACGTTCTCGGCACCTTGCCCCGGGAAGATCTGGATATCATCGTCGAACTGGTGCTCCATTCCGGCTCTCTGAAAGATCTGGCGACCGCCTATGGAGTCACCTACCCGACAATTCGGCTCCGGCTCGACCGGGT
The genomic region above belongs to Telmatocola sphagniphila and contains:
- a CDS encoding DUF2089 family protein — encoded protein: MSFEKQNTLADHVLGTLPREDLDIIVELVLHSGSLKDLATAYGVTYPTIRLRLDRVIERLRAGIQGKKPDPIKELLAKLVERGELSSGGARALRDLLQKRNENSEKT
- a CDS encoding TIGR02996 domain-containing protein, encoding MAHRKTFLKEIISHPEEDVPRLEYAKWLRDNGDPLRAEFIEIQCSAPEAQAFSIGLKLPRDSENLPVVFNNPRNKPVIVGNPPRSSVLFPLAVTFDDWKIFDTDSRLVEDAMSPENMDHFRISRCQWLTYRRGFIEELNLTPAALHDHGFRLFARNPIRYVEIHEGAILDSYGNLNLPSNVPKELRDRIMARLPTEGSLDAVSERYVLDIISQESMRYWTKRRDVDLF